In one Desulfovibrio oxyclinae DSM 11498 genomic region, the following are encoded:
- a CDS encoding ASKHA domain-containing protein: MSISIRTHEGHVVRTEANSDATLEQAIFLTGVWAGVPLCSGLGRCGLCRVRFRSKPPKPAAEDRRRFSREELATGWRLACLHPANPCDVDIPEPVRAARTGLRAVPKLESFDLAVDLGTTTMHWAAASGDEVIAEGGELNPQNGLGAEIMSRLAHAAAPEGAQTLCDLVSRRIRKLVLTLEEVSDGRCGKLVISGNAAMVYLLLGMDPRPLSSAPYGLEYRGGDERTIADGIPVAYIPPLLAPFVGADISAGLLAVEINGQPPEYPYLLADLGTNGEFVLALSPKERLIASVPMGPALEGVGLAFGRTAGPGSVTGFDLTPKGLHPRRLPGRTEHPGMTGTAYLSLCANLLSLGLLDESGRFGHGTTPLAARFAAHVVKHRGEPAFDCGDGLFLPASDVEEILKVKAAFDLAVSALLREAGIGPSALKTFHLAGALGEHVGIGDLERLGFLPSGAAGRVKRSGNTSLRGSLLLLRSEEARRRALELPVNTRLLDLTEANDFTDEYVKRMRFTHVG, translated from the coding sequence ATGAGCATATCCATCCGTACCCACGAAGGACACGTGGTCCGCACCGAGGCCAACTCGGACGCGACCCTTGAACAGGCCATCTTTCTGACCGGCGTCTGGGCGGGCGTGCCGCTCTGCTCGGGCCTTGGCCGCTGCGGACTCTGCCGGGTGCGCTTTCGCTCCAAACCGCCCAAGCCTGCCGCAGAGGATCGCCGCAGATTCAGTCGCGAAGAACTCGCCACTGGCTGGAGGCTCGCCTGTCTACATCCGGCCAATCCCTGCGACGTGGATATTCCCGAACCTGTCCGGGCCGCCCGGACCGGCCTGCGCGCCGTCCCCAAACTGGAATCCTTCGATCTGGCCGTGGATCTGGGCACCACCACCATGCACTGGGCCGCCGCGTCCGGCGACGAGGTGATCGCGGAAGGCGGCGAACTCAATCCGCAAAACGGCCTCGGCGCGGAAATCATGTCGCGACTGGCCCACGCCGCCGCCCCCGAAGGCGCACAGACTCTGTGCGATCTCGTTTCCCGGCGCATCCGAAAGCTTGTCCTCACGCTGGAGGAAGTCTCCGATGGACGTTGTGGCAAGCTCGTGATCTCCGGCAACGCCGCCATGGTCTACCTGCTGCTCGGCATGGATCCTCGCCCACTTTCCTCGGCGCCTTACGGTCTGGAATACCGTGGAGGCGACGAACGGACCATCGCCGATGGCATTCCGGTTGCCTATATTCCGCCACTGCTCGCTCCCTTCGTGGGAGCGGACATCAGCGCGGGCCTCCTTGCCGTGGAAATAAACGGCCAGCCGCCGGAGTATCCCTACCTGCTGGCGGACCTCGGCACCAACGGCGAATTCGTGCTCGCTCTCTCTCCGAAAGAACGGCTCATCGCCAGTGTCCCCATGGGTCCCGCACTGGAAGGCGTCGGACTGGCTTTCGGCCGCACCGCAGGACCGGGCAGCGTCACCGGATTCGACCTGACGCCCAAGGGACTTCACCCGCGCCGATTGCCCGGCCGGACCGAACATCCGGGCATGACCGGCACGGCCTATCTTTCCCTGTGCGCCAATCTGCTTTCCCTCGGCCTGCTTGACGAATCCGGCCGTTTCGGTCATGGAACCACACCGTTGGCCGCACGATTTGCGGCGCACGTGGTGAAGCACCGTGGCGAACCCGCCTTCGACTGCGGGGACGGCCTTTTCCTGCCCGCCTCGGACGTGGAGGAAATCCTCAAAGTGAAGGCGGCGTTTGATCTGGCGGTTTCCGCATTGCTTCGCGAAGCCGGGATCGGTCCGTCGGCGCTGAAGACCTTCCACCTTGCCGGGGCCCTTGGCGAACACGTGGGCATAGGCGACCTTGAGCGGCTCGGCTTCCTGCCCTCGGGCGCTGCCGGACGGGTCAAACGCTCCGGGAACACCTCGCTGCGCGGCTCGCTGCTGCTCCTGCGCTCGGAAGAAGCCAGACGGCGCGCGCTGGAACTGCCGGTAAACACACGACTCCTCGATCTGACCGAGGCTAACGATTTCACTGACGAATACGTCAAAAGGATGCGATTCACCCATGTGGGCTGA
- a CDS encoding sirohydrochlorin cobaltochelatase: protein MSTAIVLAAYGSRHLKAAAAMNSMIRRAGARWPDVRLEPVVASHHIRRMMEDEGDDVESLEDVLTRLSDDDVERVAIQSLHVIPGGGFDKMRHTARKFMKKGAFSRVELGEPLLGAETEDEMQRVAEAVKSEFPDDGDPASALLLMAHGSRHHGHSYYQHLDQYLRDHVPHAHLGAMKLEPSLDTVIKRFRETGIKRVTLQPLMFASGYHVAEDMSGNHDDSWQTRLESEGFEVESVKRGLGEYDAFARIWMDHLSDAMGFLDRR from the coding sequence ATGAGCACAGCCATCGTCCTCGCCGCCTACGGCTCCCGACATCTCAAGGCGGCCGCCGCCATGAACAGCATGATCCGCCGCGCCGGAGCGCGCTGGCCGGACGTGCGTCTCGAACCCGTGGTGGCCTCCCATCACATCCGCCGGATGATGGAAGACGAGGGCGATGACGTGGAATCGCTGGAAGACGTGCTGACACGCCTAAGCGACGATGACGTGGAGCGTGTGGCTATCCAGTCCCTGCACGTGATTCCCGGCGGGGGCTTCGACAAGATGCGCCACACCGCCCGAAAGTTCATGAAAAAAGGCGCGTTCTCGCGCGTGGAGCTGGGCGAGCCGCTTCTTGGCGCGGAAACCGAGGATGAGATGCAACGCGTTGCCGAAGCGGTAAAAAGTGAATTTCCGGACGACGGCGACCCGGCAAGCGCCCTGCTGCTCATGGCCCACGGCTCCCGGCATCACGGGCACAGCTACTACCAGCATCTGGACCAGTATCTTCGCGACCACGTGCCGCACGCGCACCTCGGAGCCATGAAACTGGAACCAAGCCTCGACACCGTCATCAAGCGCTTTCGGGAAACCGGCATTAAACGCGTGACGCTCCAGCCGCTGATGTTCGCCTCCGGCTACCACGTGGCCGAGGATATGAGCGGCAACCACGACGATTCGTGGCAAACCCGGCTGGAAAGCGAAGGATTCGAAGTAGAAAGCGTCAAACGCGGCCTCGGTGAATACGACGCTTTCGCCCGCATCTGGATGGATCACCTCTCCGACGCCATGGGTTTTCTCGACCGCCGCTAG
- the cobI gene encoding precorrin-2 C(20)-methyltransferase — MQRGTLFGVGVGPGDPELLTFKAVRVLSDADVIFAASSTKNDYSTALGIARPHMKPDAQIVQLGFPMTREGGELRRAWEKNAQKVDEVLASGRNAAFLTLGDPLTYSTFGYLLRTLLDMAPDTRIETVPGITSYQAAAAKVGAPLCESGENLVVIPGVCSPEELEQALDSADNAVIMKTYRNFSAIRDTLEQLRLAEDTVLVSRLGMEGESVLMDIKDAPVKPHYFSLAIVKKNRGTIPGRDCESGNTE; from the coding sequence ATGCAACGAGGAACCCTTTTCGGCGTCGGGGTCGGCCCCGGCGACCCGGAACTGCTGACCTTCAAGGCCGTACGCGTCCTGAGCGACGCGGACGTGATCTTTGCCGCGTCGTCCACCAAGAACGACTACTCCACCGCGCTGGGCATCGCCCGTCCGCACATGAAGCCGGACGCGCAGATCGTGCAGCTCGGCTTTCCCATGACCCGTGAGGGCGGGGAGCTTCGCCGCGCGTGGGAAAAGAACGCACAGAAAGTGGACGAGGTGCTCGCCTCCGGTCGCAACGCCGCCTTTCTGACGCTCGGCGATCCGCTGACCTACAGCACCTTCGGCTACCTGCTGCGCACCCTGCTGGACATGGCGCCCGACACGCGCATCGAGACCGTGCCGGGCATTACCTCCTATCAGGCTGCCGCCGCCAAGGTGGGCGCTCCGCTCTGCGAATCCGGCGAGAACCTCGTGGTCATCCCCGGCGTGTGTTCCCCCGAAGAACTGGAGCAGGCGCTGGACTCGGCGGACAATGCCGTGATAATGAAGACTTACCGCAATTTTTCCGCCATACGGGATACGCTGGAACAGCTCCGGTTGGCGGAGGACACGGTACTGGTATCCCGCTTGGGCATGGAAGGCGAATCCGTGCTCATGGACATCAAGGACGCACCCGTCAAACCGCACTACTTCTCGCTGGCCATCGTCAAGAAGAACCGGGGCACCATCCCGGGCCGCGACTGCGAATCAGGAAACACCGAATGA
- a CDS encoding ABC transporter substrate-binding protein produces MIRIFLATMLLLLTPQAAGAASVTDSLGRTITFDQPFERIVSLYAAHTRNLLLMDAGDRLIGVSRSANESTAEGRAMLGSRDGAERFLAHRPDLVLIRPMHERAHSGIWQQLRAHGVTVLAIQPGTPQEMYDYWLDLGLLSGKAEAAQTMTDTFRSELKTMLEQAEARPQSERPVVFFESIHRYYRTFSPGSMPLLVLRAAGGVNAFPDAPARRGSNIADCGRERLLASGHRIDAYVAQVGRMNPVTERTITEEPGFTAIEAVREGRVLLVDEALVSRPTPDLLEGARTLREMLFHH; encoded by the coding sequence ATGATCCGCATTTTTCTGGCGACAATGCTTCTGCTCCTGACGCCGCAAGCCGCCGGAGCCGCAAGCGTCACGGACAGCCTCGGCAGGACCATCACGTTTGACCAACCGTTTGAACGAATCGTGTCACTGTATGCCGCGCACACACGGAACCTGCTGCTCATGGACGCCGGGGATCGGCTGATCGGGGTTTCCCGCTCGGCGAACGAATCCACTGCCGAAGGTCGCGCCATGCTCGGTTCCCGCGACGGCGCGGAGCGGTTTCTTGCCCACCGGCCCGATCTGGTTCTCATCCGCCCCATGCACGAGCGCGCGCATTCGGGCATCTGGCAGCAGCTCCGGGCGCACGGCGTGACGGTACTCGCCATACAGCCCGGCACCCCGCAGGAAATGTACGACTACTGGCTCGACCTTGGCCTGCTTTCGGGCAAAGCCGAGGCGGCGCAAACAATGACGGATACGTTCCGCAGTGAACTGAAAACCATGCTGGAGCAGGCCGAAGCCCGTCCGCAGTCCGAACGGCCCGTGGTCTTTTTCGAGTCCATCCACCGATATTACCGCACCTTCAGCCCCGGCTCCATGCCGCTTCTTGTTTTGCGCGCAGCGGGCGGGGTCAACGCCTTCCCCGACGCACCGGCCCGGCGCGGAAGCAATATCGCGGACTGCGGCAGGGAGCGCCTGCTGGCCTCGGGACATCGCATCGACGCCTACGTGGCGCAGGTCGGACGCATGAACCCGGTGACGGAACGGACCATCACCGAGGAGCCCGGCTTTACGGCGATTGAGGCCGTTCGCGAAGGTCGCGTCCTGCTCGTGGATGAAGCGCTTGTGTCGCGCCCTACCCCGGATTTACTCGAAGGAGCGCGGACCCTGCGGGAGATGCTGTTCCACCATTGA
- a CDS encoding ABC transporter ATP-binding protein produces MTDTIVTADTLCFAHGERRVIDNLSIQIAQGSLHVIVGPNGSGKSTLLDLMAGYRTPDSGSILLDAEPVSHLSPAERARRLAYMPQKEHAGFAYTVRETVMMGRHPHIPRFSPPSPQDRAKVDEALRAVDMTALAERPATDLSGGERQRTALARTLAQDAPLMLLDEPTASMDPHHALETMHLLRDICRNDGSVIAVLHDLNLAAAFADGVTVLHRGRVATSGSVEAALVPEIISQVFGVEAFVDDDPFTGRPRIALRRPSE; encoded by the coding sequence ATGACTGACACCATCGTTACGGCAGACACCCTGTGCTTCGCCCATGGAGAACGAAGGGTTATCGACAACCTCTCCATACAGATTGCACAAGGGAGTCTTCACGTCATCGTCGGCCCCAACGGGTCGGGCAAGTCCACCCTGCTGGATCTGATGGCGGGATACCGAACGCCCGATTCCGGATCCATCCTGCTTGACGCGGAGCCTGTTTCGCATCTTTCGCCTGCCGAACGCGCAAGACGTCTGGCCTACATGCCCCAGAAAGAACACGCCGGGTTCGCCTACACCGTGCGCGAAACCGTCATGATGGGCCGCCATCCTCACATTCCGCGTTTCTCACCGCCATCGCCCCAGGACCGTGCCAAGGTTGATGAGGCACTCAGGGCCGTGGACATGACCGCTCTGGCCGAGCGCCCCGCCACTGACCTTTCGGGCGGTGAACGCCAACGCACCGCTCTTGCGCGCACACTGGCGCAGGACGCGCCGCTCATGCTCCTTGACGAACCCACGGCGAGCATGGACCCGCATCACGCGCTTGAGACCATGCACCTGCTGCGCGACATCTGCCGAAACGACGGCAGCGTCATCGCGGTGCTGCACGATCTGAATCTCGCTGCCGCGTTTGCCGACGGCGTCACCGTCCTGCACCGGGGCCGCGTTGCGACGTCCGGTTCCGTGGAGGCCGCGCTTGTCCCGGAGATCATTTCTCAAGTATTCGGCGTGGAAGCATTCGTGGACGACGACCCGTTCACCGGACGCCCCCGCATCGCCTTGAGGAGACCGTCGGAATGA
- a CDS encoding FecCD family ABC transporter permease, whose amino-acid sequence MNQNASATVRAVLLPAALGAALALIAAASLVMGFVSIPAGDALGIALGLPGTEAGPQFRAIVMDIRLPRILTSAGAGFGLGVAGAVFQGVLLNPLADPFTLGVSSGAAFGAALCLVLGLAFLGPATLPVFAFAGASLTLLAVLFIARGDSSRSPATLVLAGIITASILSAGLSFLKYLADERVSAIIFWLMGSFAGAGWDRAAMVWGAGIAGLLWCLWFARDLNVMSLGGRSASSLGVNPGRVRLALLCGASLVSAICVASAGIIGFVGLVVPHLIRLVSGPDNRVLLPASGLAGAVLLLAADTLTRAVLPHEVPIGVLTALIGGPVFCWLFRQRHAGGVHD is encoded by the coding sequence GTGAATCAAAATGCATCGGCAACGGTCCGGGCGGTGTTGCTCCCGGCGGCACTGGGCGCGGCCCTCGCACTGATCGCGGCGGCATCCCTCGTCATGGGATTCGTCAGCATCCCCGCAGGCGACGCTCTCGGGATAGCGTTGGGCCTGCCCGGAACCGAAGCCGGGCCGCAGTTCCGGGCCATCGTCATGGACATCCGGCTGCCGCGCATCCTGACCTCCGCCGGGGCCGGATTCGGCCTCGGCGTGGCCGGCGCGGTCTTTCAGGGCGTGCTGCTCAATCCGCTGGCCGACCCCTTCACCCTCGGGGTGTCCTCCGGGGCGGCCTTTGGAGCGGCGCTGTGCCTCGTGCTCGGGCTGGCCTTTCTCGGTCCGGCCACGCTGCCGGTCTTTGCCTTCGCCGGAGCCAGCCTCACCCTGCTGGCCGTGCTGTTCATCGCACGCGGCGACAGCTCCCGATCCCCGGCGACACTCGTGCTGGCAGGGATCATCACCGCGTCCATACTGTCGGCGGGGCTGAGTTTCCTGAAGTATCTCGCGGACGAGCGCGTCTCCGCCATCATATTCTGGCTCATGGGCAGCTTTGCCGGAGCCGGATGGGACCGGGCCGCCATGGTCTGGGGAGCGGGCATCGCCGGACTGCTCTGGTGCCTGTGGTTCGCACGCGATCTCAACGTCATGTCCCTCGGCGGCCGCTCGGCGTCGTCGCTGGGCGTGAATCCGGGACGTGTCCGACTCGCCCTGCTGTGCGGGGCGTCCCTCGTAAGCGCCATCTGTGTGGCCTCGGCCGGCATCATCGGCTTTGTGGGGCTCGTGGTGCCGCACCTGATCCGGCTCGTCTCCGGCCCGGACAACCGCGTGCTGCTGCCCGCCTCCGGCCTTGCCGGTGCCGTGCTGCTGCTGGCCGCCGACACCCTGACACGCGCCGTGCTGCCGCACGAGGTGCCCATCGGCGTCCTTACCGCGCTGATCGGCGGCCCCGTGTTCTGCTGGCTCTTTCGCCAGCGTCATGCCGGAGGGGTCCATGACTGA